The Pectinophora gossypiella chromosome 15, ilPecGoss1.1, whole genome shotgun sequence genome has a window encoding:
- the LOC126373465 gene encoding cilia- and flagella-associated protein 61-like codes for MSIFFDFDVQDGRMFRRAVDQDKFDIERFWDREETQTLFNVEDVGALIELSVLAICMIDKDKCVQGFLALNDHPPVPSVDPASWEYWIRNLYKKHYLSRNTLFIHFICCMDSVSGFFLEEALTSVFMNDSYLHDIILIVPPACKVDYLEKYPLFKKRPVLRRCMAREEKVSCMYLLVASRQDFCPALKVRRAVEEDNDDIVEMLHKKCSKLKNMYGDYYISEIIARHPESNRSVIVAEHMDKVVGMMCLNPEVNYEKMQHTYELGAFHGLLLAKPLEREKLRRSNVLLKEFGNPLMRGELGPFDNIECETKFETQDDEPMSRRVSVVGGTARPSKVLFRPDRSRRHSYDTAHGSHLTNSQESEKLFSSVLSLTTMANYSLLLLLDDEPFDYDIINIDPRAIYTVPEMMSFTNDYEFECEKSQPKQDPALAEAARRRASMGEYQKGLLFEGTPNAFSIELFGMDSALVDERRAYDLLQAAFESLPTYDYCIIRIPTSQTSFALLHHFVFVPTKPTICCPYALYVANRNSVLGRMRVRPAEFADIPGIAKFLCNVDARETIYTIEKTIANNHTQWAYVFLSGLSIVGIGIVSLPENIELIRAKFMLDVFERPRYHISGNGLDGGFSMLKTALVYPAFAPHYAFFAREMMRMTASTTLVWLTAYRNKWVAHKANGIATAMTPVPYRGRSDSRIKEDLRHVYNKSKKILSFSAWFISKKLTSISKLNVDTRIVVVGASRTALAFLSALLFGDSSTYLTFTNVTLVSTHGLPYSRNHNSSAELMFPRFYTTSGRYLKSTPFTFYVNTVHGTMVEINKQDKYIRTDHGGKVFYDMLFLLIGRQHQHPMYMRSMSLREQEIKRGRIPPYVTMDNPSYIESQREPPTDLRIPENVFIINDIFDATKALNLLKNSITDYQKFTICVYGSCISTYCCISALLDIGVNPEDIVFVEPFPPEDDTKPRVPVFCNAKVDETVTEYLKSTNVTTHRGYYFHSWYVDEDDLVYCVEFLSQYHLLKLDVDAFFYYGKRYINAHAFVAINRCGLAYDGGILIDHQFRTNNPSIYAAGTATRYYRRYDSENKLHKFYDSREVGTVLAKQVRNALDPLFKTSETRSKQNTTNEESKESESCSSASSTSLSEQYGKKWLVPKLKEPLVMYCRLPGNLQYLEVRPPGSMFPHYFIQSMAYKGYVLETFKSGYFKLHLSNDLTVDGITCLTFQKKSISKLQVLYGRSAVMLNNVHLRFETGRIDDLYDFFNEGWSVYLYNEQAEIVLNMAKHLKPKNKPEGKTLEETLKLLGEGIKSGTKDLEGELRRLSSSKKSQYFEVIADFVIDFLSDNEVLFPMYITPQYLGEFTYEAELNCHTFKRRKNSIQNMLSLSDFNTWNKTF; via the exons ATGTCAATATTCTTCGACTTCGATGTGCAAGATGGCCGGATGTTCAGACGGGCGGTGGACCAGGATAAGTTCGATATTGAACGGTTTTGGGATCGAGAGGAGACACAAACACTTTTTAACGTCGAAGACGTCGGCGCTTTGAT TGAGTTGTCGGTGTTGGCGATATGCATGATAGACAAAGACAAGTGCGTGCAAGGTTTCCTGGCGTTGAACGACCATCCGCCTGTGCCCTCGGTCGATCCCGCCTCCTGGGAGTACTGGATACGAAACTTATACAa gaaacaCTACTTGTCTCGCAATACTCtcttcatacattttatatgtTGCATGGATTCAGTGTCAGGATTTTTCTTGGAGGAAGCTCTAACGTCAGTGTTCATGAATGACAGTTACTTACACGACATTATCCTTATCGTACCTCCTGCGTGTAAAGTTG ATTACTTGGAGAAATACCCGTTGTTTAAGAAACGGCCGGTTCTACGGCGCTGTATGGCGAGAGAGGAGAAAGTGAGCTGCATGTATCTACTCGTCGCTTCTCGTCAGGATTTCTGTCCCGCGCTTAAAGTGCGGCGCGCTGT AGAAGAGGACAACGACGACATTGTGGAAATGCTGCACAAGAAGTGTTCGAAACTGAAGAACATGTATGGTGATTATTACATCAGTGAAATCATAGCTCGGCACCCGGAATCGAACCGAAGCGTTATCGTTGCTGAA CATATGGATAAAGTGGTGGGTATGATGTGTTTGAATCCGGAGGTGAATTACGAGAAAATGCAGCACACGTACGAATTGGGCGCCTTTCATGGACTGCTATTGGCTAAGCCTTTGGAACGAGAGAAATTGAGACGGAGTAATGTTCTGCTTAAAGAGTTTGG GAATCCTTTAATGCGCGGCGAATTGGGTCCTTTTGATAATATCGAGTGTGAAACGAAGTTTGAAACGCAAGATGACGAA CCTATGTCAAGGAGAGTGTCAGTTGTAGGTGGAACTGCGAGACCGAGCAAGGTATTATTTCGTCCGGACCGCAGCCGGCGGCACAGCTATGACACTGCGCACGGCTCCCACTTGACCAACTCACAAGAGAGCGAAAAGTTGTTCTCCTCTGTACTATCACTGACTACTATGGCCAACTACTCCCTACTTCTCCTACTAGACGATGAACCGTTCGACTATGACATTATCAACATAGATCCCCGTGCCATTTACACTGTACCCGAAATGATGTCATTTACCAATGACTACGAATTTGAATG TGAAAAATCACAGCCGAAACAGGACCCAGCCCTGGCTGAAGCTGCGC GTAGAAGGGCTTCGATGGGCGAATACCAGAAAGGACTCCTCTTCGAAGGGACACCAAATGCTTTTAGTATCGAATTATTTGGTATGGATTCGGCTCTTGTGGATGAAAG GCGTGCCTATGACCTTTTACAAGCAGCATTTGAAAGCTTACCAACTTACGATTATTGTATCATTCGGATTCCCACTTCACAAACAAGTTTTGCCCTGCTTCATCATTTTGTA TTCGTTCCAACAAAACCGACTATTTGTTGTCCATACGCACTGTACGTTGCTAACAGGAATTCCGTTCTTGG acGAATGCGGGTACGTCCAGCAGAATTTGCAGATATACCGGGCATCGCAAAATTCTTATGTAACGTGGATGCTAGAGAGACTATCTACACTATTGAGAAGACTATAGCAAATAATCATACGCAATGGGCTTATGTGTTTCTAAGTGGACTGTCTATTGTTGGAATTGGTATTGTAAG CTTACCAGAAAACATAGAGCTCATAAGAGCCAAGTTCATGTTAGACGTGTTTGAACGTCCGAGGTATCACATAAGCGGCAACGGTTTAGACGGAGGCTTCTCAATGTTGAAGACAGCACTGGTCTACCCGGCGTTTGCGCCTCACTACGCCTTTTTcgccagggagatgatgagaatGACCGCTAGTACCACGCTGGTGTGGCTTACCGCGTACAGGAACAAATGG GTAGCGCACAAAGCCAACGGAATAGCGACTGCAATGACACCAGTACCCTATCGGGGGCGATCTGATTCCAGGATCAAGGAAGACCTCAGGCATGTCTACAACAAGTCTAAGAAAAT ATTATCGTTCAGCGCTTGGTTCATAAGCAAGAAATTGACTAGTATATCAAAGCTTAATGTGGATACCAGGATAGTGGTCGTGGGCGCGTCGAGAACTGCTCTTGCTTTTCTCTCCGCTTTGCTGTTTGG GGATTCATCAACATACCTGACATTCACGAACGTGACACTAGTGTCGACACACGGCTTGCCCTACTCCCGCAACCACAACTCTTCAGCCGAACTGATGTTCCCGAGATTCTATACCACATCTGGACGGTACCTCAAAAGCACCCCTTTCACCTTCTACGTCAATACCGTCCACGGAACCATGGTTGAAATTAACAA ACAAGATAAGTACATAAGGACCGACCACGGAGGCAAGGTGTTCTACGACATGTTGTTCCTGTTGATTGGTCGTCAGCATCAACATCCTATGTACATGCGTAGCATGTCGCTGAGAGAACAAGAAATTAA GCGCGGACGGATTCCTCCGTACGTTACTATGGACAATCCGTCCTACATCGAGTCACAGAGAGAGCCGCCCACGGATTTAAGGATACCAGAAAATGTGTTCATTATCAACGACATATTTGACGCCACAAAAGCGCTCAACTTACTCAAAAATAGCATCACTGACTATCAgaaat TCACGATCTGTGTGTACGGATCATGCATCAGCACGTATTGCTGCATATCAGCACTGTTGGACATCGGCGTAAATCCTGAGGATATAGTCTTCGTGGAGCCTTTCCCCCCGGAAGATGACACGAAGCCACGAGTACCAGTCTTTTGTAATGCAAAA GTCGACGAGACAGTGACTGAGTATCTGAAGAGTACCAATGTGACTACTCACCGTGGGTACTACTTCCACAGCTGGTACGTAGACGAGGATGACTTGGTGTACTGTGTGGAGTTCCTCTCACAGTACCATCTGCTCAAGCTTGATGTTGATGCCTTCTTCTATTATGGGAAACGGTACATCAATGCGCATGCCTTTGTTG CTATAAACAGATGTGGGCTGGCCTACGACGGGGGAATCCTAATCGACCATCAGTTTCGAACCAACAACCCGTCCATCTACGCGGCCGGGACCGCCACTCGCTACTACCGCAGATACGACTCGGAAAATAAACTGCACAAGTTCTATGATTCGCGGGAAGTCGGCACAGTA TTGGCAAAACAAGTACGAAACGCTTTAGATCCCCTATTTAAAACATCAGAAACTAGATCTAAACAGAATACTACAAATGAAGAGAGCAAAGAAAGTGAGTCATGTTCGTCCGCGAGCAGTACATCGTT GAGCGAACAATACGGCAAGAAGTGGCTAGTGCCGAAGCTAAAAGAGCCGTTAGTGATGTACTGTCGATTGCCCGGAAATCTGCAGTATCTTGAGGTCCGACCTCCCGGGTCTATGTTCCCGCACTACTTTATACAGTCCATGGCttataaa GGGTACGTTCTGGAAACATTTAAAAGCGGTTACTTCAAGCTGCACTTGAGCAACGACTTAACAGTCGACGGTATAACTTGTCTGACGTTTCAGAAGAAATCCATATCAAAACTACAGGTCTTGTATGGACGATCTGCAGTTATGCTCAACAACGTCCATCTGAGATTTGAA ACTGGCCGTATAGATGATTTGTACGATTTCTTCAATGAGGGATGGAGCGTCTATCTATACAATGAACAAGCAGAAATAGTACTCAACATGGCAAAGCATCTTAAGCCCAAG AATAAACCTGAGGGTAAAACGCTGGAAGAAACCTTGAAACTCTTAGGTGAAGGCATCAAAAGCGGG ACAAAGGACTTAGAAGGTGAGTTACGACGGCTGTCCAGTTCTAAAAAGTCGCAGTACTTCGAAGTTATAGCGGACTTCGTCATTGACTTCCTGTCAGACAACGAAGTACTATTCCCCATGTACATCACACCgcaatat ttGGGTGAATTTACTTACGAAGCGGAACTAAACTGCCATACTTTTAAGCGGCGCAAGAACAGCATACAGAATATGCTATCGTTATCAGATTTTAATACTTGGAATAAAACGTTCTGA